The DNA region AGAAGACGGATGCGCCGCCATGGCATCAAAGCAATGGCGAACCTTCTTTAAACAATATGATTTTCCACCCCCCAGGAAATCACGCATCTAAAAATATTCGCATCATAGCATGTTTTTCCATCATGTCAATATTTTTTTAAAGGGCGGCCCATTTAAAAAATGTTTTGACACGGGAAAGGTTATTTGCTATAAAAAGTTTAAAAAAAGAGGAACTGAATTACGGTGGGGGGTGAATTCATGTATGAGTTATTATCCGTTTTTAAAATAGTTTTCTATGCCTTGTTGATGGTTTCGATTCTGTTGATCATGAGCATTTTCTTACTCAGTATCTTAAACGACGACATGGCATTCAGTCCGGAAACCATCGAGGTCAAGAAAGGGAGACTATTAAATATCTTTTTAAAACTCTGCTTGTGCGGTGTGACCATGGCGGGTTACGTTGTCATGATGGTAGAAATCCGTTAAACCCCGTTACAACCGTTGGAAATTTCATCATAGGCAAAGTCAAAATCGATCAGTTCGTCAACCTTCCTCAGCGGATGGTTCTTACGGACTCGCTTATCAATGTTGATGTCAACATAGAACAAACTGCTCTGCGGTGGTTGCTGCACTCCCATCATGGCTCTCGACTCCTCTCGTCATGATTAATTGTGCAGTATAATAGCATGATTCAACGCTTCGAGCTATATGATTTGGGCAACAGCCCGTGTAGGCGCGACCCTGGCAGCGCACGTTCCATATCGCACTCCTCCTCTGAAAACGACTGTTTTCTGCAAAGCAAGGATACGAGTGATGAAGGCGATCGATTTTCGAGTTCGTCAGGTTGCCTGTTCTGTGTTATATCGATTGTACGAATAGGCTTCTGCGGTGTGAGAACTAGTTGCGAAGGATCTTGAACCGGCAGCCGGTCATCACCGCGTGTTCTAATGGTGAAGAAAAATGTTTGTCCTTCTTTCTCCACATCCATGACCTCATGGCCCAAGCGGTTACAGATGTGTTCAATCTCCCAAGGCATCTCGATATCGCTGCTCCGTAGAATAAGAAGCCGGCCTGGCGGCATACGGTCTATCAGCGCTCGTATAAGAAATGCTTTGGGCGCCATCAAGGGAGCTACAAGGTCAATCTCCGGAATCAACAGATGCTGCTTCTTCACAATTCTGACATTGCAGCAAAGCTTTCTTAAACCTTCTTTTAAGAAGGCGGACCGCACAATACCCCCTTCCAACCGTCTGCGCTCCATAGGGAGCTGGACAGAATGGCTCAGCATCAGAGGATTACTGAGACTCAAGCGATTTTGCGCCAAGACTACTCGGCATCGGCCTAGTTGTAAACAAACGCGCTAAACCCCTCGATTCCCAATTCGCCCGCCCCCGTAATTTGTTCAGTCAGATCAATCTTGAAGACCATCAAACAAAAAGATTGATCTTGGCGTCGCTTGCGATATCAAGATAGCTCGCCGCGCCCACAAACTCACACCCATCGATGAAATCACTTTGATGAAAACCGAAGAGTTCCATGGTCATCTGGCAGGCCAGCAACTTGACCCCGGCTTCCATACACAGGCTTCTGAGCTGTTCGATGGTGGCAACGCCGTTGTTGGCGATGGTCTTTTTCATCAGGACGGTAGCCAAGCTCTCATATCCAGGAATATTGGCCTGAACAATATTCGGGATGTTCCAGCTGATATTCCGGAACCACTTTGGTCCCATAGGCATCTTCATGGGCATGGCCGGGTTGCCCAAGGGGCTGACAGTGGCTGTGATCTTTTTCTTGAGCAGGGTCAGACCATAAAAGGTAAAGAAGATGCTGACCTCGTAGTCGAGAGCGGCGGCCGTAGACGCGAGGATAAAGGGGGGGTAGGCCCAGTCCAACGTTCCTTTTGTTGATATGATTGTCATTTTTGTTCCCATAACTCTACTCCTTTCCTGTGGGCTGAAACGGTTTTCATCAGCCCTGTTAGTAAATCCATCCCTCTCTTTGATAGGTTTTGTTTTGGTACATCCAATAAAACACAAGTAAGAACAGCATGAGGCCCGACAAGCTGTAACAGATGATAGTCAGGTTTAAAGGTATCAATATCAAAGATGTCACAACTTCTATGAGTATAAGCACCAATAGCATCTTCACGATCGCTTCTCTCGATAAAATAGAGCATATAAGCGCTCCAAGGGGGGCTCCCACCACCACGACCGGAACAGAAGCTATCCAATAGCCTCGGACATTGTCTGTAACTCCTTGAAGGATAAATTGGTATATGAAAACTCCCACGATGGCATTTGTAGCCATTAGGACAACATTTGTAATATTAGGAACCAAGAGAGGGGAAAATGCAAAGGCGCCGCAGGTAATCCCGATCACTCCGCCTGAGCTTGCCCATAGCAGAACCCGCCTTTCGACCGGTATCCCGCCTATGAAAATAAGAAGCGATGCTGCCGACATGCCGATGCTCTGGATGAGAAGGGCGAAAACCTTTGCGTCATAAGGCGGTATGTGTAGGAGCTTTGTGAACACAGGAAACGAAACGGCGGCGCCCCCTTCAGCGGTTCCGCCGGCTATAATGGACCCAAAGACCATTGTTATGGTTACTTCCCAATTGTCGAACAAACATGAAAGTAATTTATCCCGGCCCACTGCCACCAGCAAAAGCACCCAAGTGTATAACACAACAAGAACAGGGAGTTTAGAATGTAATTTATGCG from Nitrospirae bacterium CG2_30_53_67 includes:
- a CDS encoding NADH dehydrogenase, which gives rise to MGTKMTIISTKGTLDWAYPPFILASTAAALDYEVSIFFTFYGLTLLKKKITATVSPLGNPAMPMKMPMGPKWFRNISWNIPNIVQANIPGYESLATVLMKKTIANNGVATIEQLRSLCMEAGVKLLACQMTMELFGFHQSDFIDGCEFVGAASYLDIASDAKINLFV